In a single window of the Litorilituus sediminis genome:
- a CDS encoding TonB-dependent receptor translates to MFTKKLSAVACAVFTAVCQNALADDVVADEEQSLETIVVYGEKANRKLKDTASSVSVITEESLKSLQHISVSSAIAEIPNVVVLSGAAPDIRGISGNGSGTGFNGVSGGAKPRVTTLIDGVAEPFMADLTGDTGMWDIEQIEVFRGPQSTSNGRNSIGGLIFIKTKDPTYDWQSAARVGYRNQSSYIDTSFMTSGPIIDNELAFRLTGQILDGEDYDNSVIFEENEPPFDLDEVKTQRYKGKLLWEPKALDNLSTLFTFTSNEEKGNTGRNYFTQDHPWAFIPILQRYMDTESKTTSLRIDYEINNNMSFDILAAYMDYNWGFDTYEENPARQQQLQMDEENLTLDAKLNFGLMSNTLKGFVGVAYFEREQDYESVSAYSYHGQDESDSKAVYGEVSYAFTDAFSIIAGGRIERETQYRDFTNVVDGLDETSVLDQSKTIKLPKLVLQYELSDTTTASISARRGYNAGGGALDWASGEYYYYDSETVNTFETGIRSSFDEGNINVSANIFYNDYDGYQAPGLDRKINNIDDVITYGAEFEISAMITDDLRINGGLGLLASEIKDGNETYQHIDGNELSSAPGVTANFGVRYWFIEDLDVGFSVNYVDDYFGEITNSDERIAGDYTVAKFDVNYEINSWQLTVFVNNAFDEQGLISTEPPGRAYPQGYSAIVDPRTVGASVTFNF, encoded by the coding sequence ATGTTTACTAAAAAATTAAGTGCAGTGGCTTGTGCTGTGTTCACTGCTGTTTGTCAAAATGCCTTAGCAGATGATGTTGTAGCTGATGAAGAACAATCGCTCGAAACGATTGTTGTTTATGGTGAAAAAGCAAATCGTAAGCTAAAAGATACTGCATCTTCTGTGTCTGTTATTACTGAGGAATCGTTAAAAAGTTTACAGCATATTAGTGTCAGTAGCGCTATTGCTGAGATCCCCAATGTTGTGGTGTTATCTGGTGCTGCTCCTGACATTCGTGGTATTTCGGGTAATGGCTCAGGTACCGGATTTAATGGTGTTTCTGGTGGTGCTAAACCTCGTGTTACCACATTAATCGATGGTGTCGCTGAACCTTTTATGGCCGATCTAACTGGTGATACCGGGATGTGGGATATTGAGCAAATTGAGGTATTTCGTGGCCCGCAATCAACCAGTAATGGTCGTAATAGCATAGGTGGTTTGATCTTTATTAAAACCAAAGATCCAACCTATGATTGGCAAAGTGCCGCGCGAGTAGGCTATAGAAATCAAAGTAGCTATATCGATACTTCATTTATGACTTCTGGTCCTATTATTGATAATGAACTCGCGTTTAGATTAACAGGTCAAATATTAGATGGTGAAGACTATGATAACAGCGTTATCTTTGAAGAGAATGAACCGCCATTTGATTTAGACGAAGTGAAAACTCAGCGATATAAAGGTAAGTTACTTTGGGAGCCAAAGGCACTAGATAATTTAAGTACTTTATTCACTTTTACAAGTAATGAAGAAAAAGGTAACACGGGTCGTAATTACTTTACCCAAGACCATCCTTGGGCTTTTATTCCTATTTTACAGCGCTATATGGATACCGAATCTAAAACCACGAGCTTACGCATAGATTATGAAATCAATAACAATATGAGTTTTGATATCTTAGCAGCCTATATGGATTATAACTGGGGCTTTGATACCTATGAAGAAAACCCCGCTCGTCAGCAACAACTGCAAATGGATGAAGAAAACTTAACCCTAGATGCAAAATTAAACTTTGGCTTAATGAGTAACACACTTAAAGGTTTTGTTGGTGTTGCTTATTTTGAACGTGAACAAGATTATGAAAGTGTCAGTGCCTATAGTTACCATGGTCAAGATGAAAGTGACTCCAAAGCTGTTTATGGTGAAGTGAGCTACGCGTTTACTGATGCATTTAGCATTATTGCAGGTGGTCGAATTGAAAGAGAAACACAGTATCGTGACTTTACTAATGTTGTCGATGGTTTAGATGAAACCTCAGTATTAGATCAAAGTAAAACCATCAAATTACCTAAGTTAGTTTTACAATATGAGTTATCAGATACCACTACTGCCTCAATTAGTGCAAGACGAGGTTACAACGCAGGTGGTGGTGCTTTAGACTGGGCAAGCGGTGAGTATTATTACTATGACTCTGAAACCGTAAATACATTTGAAACCGGTATTCGCTCTAGCTTTGATGAAGGTAATATCAATGTCAGTGCTAATATTTTTTATAATGATTATGATGGTTACCAAGCACCTGGTTTAGATAGAAAAATTAATAATATTGACGATGTGATTACCTATGGCGCTGAATTTGAAATATCAGCCATGATCACAGATGATTTACGTATTAATGGTGGTCTAGGCTTATTAGCGTCAGAAATTAAAGATGGTAATGAAACGTATCAACATATTGATGGTAATGAGTTAAGTTCTGCGCCAGGTGTTACGGCAAATTTTGGCGTTCGTTACTGGTTTATTGAAGATCTTGATGTTGGCTTTAGCGTCAATTATGTCGATGACTATTTTGGTGAGATCACTAATTCAGATGAGCGCATTGCAGGTGATTACACGGTAGCTAAATTTGATGTTAACTATGAAATTAATAGTTGGCAGTTAACTGTATTTGTTAATAACGCGTTTGATGAGCAAGGTTTAATATCTACAGAGCCGCCAGGTCGTGCTTACCCGCAAGGCTACTCTGCTATTGTTGACCCACGTACAGTGGGCGCCTCAGTGACATTTAACTTTTAA
- a CDS encoding GNAT family N-acetyltransferase yields the protein MMNLRAATIDDLNLIANLHANSWRDVYAQVLSSKYLKDDVVAERTALWTERLKAPKANQLVLVAELNNNLVGFICCFGANHNDYGSIIDNLHVSADCKGQGIGKRLIKTAITWLLNNYPNAPLYLEVLECNPKAIGFYQSIGAKELATAYWHTPCGNKAKEFLVGWQSLTDLNEKL from the coding sequence ATGATGAATTTAAGAGCTGCAACAATTGATGATTTAAACCTTATTGCTAATTTGCATGCAAATAGCTGGCGCGATGTGTATGCGCAAGTGTTGTCTTCTAAATACCTTAAAGATGATGTTGTGGCAGAGCGCACTGCGTTATGGACAGAGCGACTTAAAGCGCCAAAGGCAAATCAATTAGTATTAGTTGCTGAACTCAATAATAACCTTGTCGGCTTTATCTGTTGTTTTGGTGCAAATCATAATGATTATGGCAGTATTATCGATAACCTGCATGTCAGCGCTGATTGTAAAGGTCAGGGGATTGGTAAACGATTAATTAAAACCGCAATAACTTGGTTATTAAATAATTATCCAAATGCGCCTTTGTATTTAGAAGTGCTGGAATGTAACCCTAAAGCAATAGGGTTTTATCAATCTATTGGAGCAAAAGAGCTAGCAACAGCTTATTGGCATACACCGTGCGGTAATAAAGCAAAAGAGTTTTTAGTAGGCTGGCAATCATTAACTGACTTGAATGAAAAATTATAG
- a CDS encoding GNAT family N-acetyltransferase produces MVALRELTITDTPLIVAALNDEDVIHHLSSKIPQPYREEDALWWINQGSKDKAISKAITFKGEFCGVIGVYLQSFDYQHSAELGYWITKNLWGKGIASKATMLFTQLLFSSTHITRIYNPVNADNIASIGVMKNAGFKLEGILNQSAYKYGKYNDEHLYALLKRRT; encoded by the coding sequence ATGGTTGCGTTAAGAGAGCTAACAATTACAGATACCCCTTTGATTGTTGCAGCCTTGAACGATGAAGATGTTATTCATCATTTATCCTCTAAGATACCTCAGCCATATCGTGAAGAAGATGCACTGTGGTGGATAAATCAGGGTAGTAAAGACAAGGCAATATCTAAAGCGATTACCTTTAAAGGCGAATTTTGTGGCGTAATAGGTGTTTACCTGCAATCTTTTGATTATCAACATAGTGCTGAGTTGGGTTATTGGATAACTAAAAACTTATGGGGTAAGGGGATAGCATCAAAAGCTACCATGCTGTTTACTCAGTTACTGTTTTCAAGTACCCATATTACACGTATTTACAACCCGGTTAATGCAGATAATATTGCTTCAATCGGAGTGATGAAAAATGCGGGCTTTAAATTAGAGGGAATTTTAAACCAGTCTGCTTATAAGTACGGTAAATACAACGATGAACATTTATATGCATTACTAAAAAGAAGAACATGA
- a CDS encoding antibiotic biosynthesis monooxygenase family protein, with protein sequence MTVIADTPKPPYYAVIFTSIRSQTDNGYNKMAEKMMTLAQQQPGFLGVESAREGVGITVSYWQNLQDIKHWKANTEHLEAQETGRKLWYEAYRVRIAKVEKDYGL encoded by the coding sequence ATGACAGTTATTGCTGATACACCTAAACCACCATATTATGCGGTAATTTTTACCTCCATTCGTAGCCAAACAGATAATGGTTATAACAAGATGGCGGAGAAAATGATGACCTTGGCGCAGCAACAACCAGGCTTTCTTGGCGTTGAATCTGCCAGAGAAGGTGTCGGTATTACGGTATCTTATTGGCAAAATTTGCAAGATATTAAGCATTGGAAAGCCAATACTGAGCACTTAGAAGCGCAAGAGACAGGCCGTAAACTTTGGTATGAGGCTTATCGTGTCAGAATTGCCAAGGTAGAAAAAGATTATGGTTTATAG
- a CDS encoding 5-carboxymethyl-2-hydroxymuconate Delta-isomerase, which produces MPHFVVECSDTVLATHDEDNINEQLFFVAKASGLFIESDIKVRVKPFANYRVGNKKVDFIHVFADIMQGRTQEQKAALSYAVVNKLVQLFPSVDNIAMNIRDFEKATYCNKGML; this is translated from the coding sequence ATGCCTCATTTTGTCGTTGAATGTTCAGACACCGTATTAGCCACTCATGATGAAGATAACATCAATGAGCAATTGTTTTTTGTTGCCAAAGCCAGTGGCCTTTTTATTGAATCTGATATAAAAGTCAGGGTAAAACCTTTTGCAAACTACCGTGTTGGTAATAAAAAGGTCGATTTTATTCATGTCTTTGCCGATATCATGCAGGGCAGAACGCAAGAGCAAAAAGCAGCGTTATCTTATGCTGTTGTTAACAAACTAGTACAGTTATTTCCATCGGTTGATAATATCGCCATGAATATCAGAGACTTTGAAAAGGCAACGTATTGCAATAAAGGTATGCTTTAG
- a CDS encoding glutathione S-transferase family protein, which produces MKVYGDSKSGNCYKIKLLMSLLEIEHQWIDVDILAKETTTAEFLAMNPNGKIPLLALDDGRFIAESNAIINYLAAGTDLIGEDTFRYAKIQQWQFFEQYSHEPYIAVARFIAKYLGLPADRKAEYQAKQQGGHKALAVMEQQLRQSDYLVDDKLSTADIALYAYTHVAHEGGFDLKQYPAIQAWLSRIEQQPNYTAMG; this is translated from the coding sequence GTGAAAGTTTACGGTGATAGTAAGTCAGGAAATTGTTATAAAATTAAATTGCTTATGTCGTTGTTAGAGATAGAGCATCAATGGATTGATGTTGATATTTTAGCAAAAGAAACAACAACCGCTGAATTTTTAGCTATGAACCCCAATGGTAAAATTCCTCTACTTGCTTTAGATGACGGTCGTTTTATTGCTGAATCAAATGCCATTATAAATTACCTTGCTGCTGGCACAGATCTGATTGGTGAAGATACCTTTCGTTATGCCAAAATTCAGCAATGGCAATTTTTTGAACAATATAGCCATGAGCCATACATAGCAGTAGCAAGGTTTATCGCTAAGTACCTAGGTTTACCTGCAGATAGAAAAGCAGAGTATCAAGCAAAGCAACAAGGTGGCCATAAAGCATTAGCTGTTATGGAGCAGCAACTAAGACAAAGCGATTATTTAGTTGACGATAAACTTTCTACCGCAGATATCGCTTTATACGCGTATACCCATGTTGCACACGAAGGTGGTTTTGATTTGAAGCAGTATCCAGCTATTCAAGCCTGGCTTAGCCGAATTGAACAGCAGCCTAATTATACCGCCATGGGCTAG
- a CDS encoding GNAT family N-acetyltransferase, whose product MLAIRSFKVSDKDKLADLAVLAFQEYQQAYEDWPALVKRLRCFAELASSADIFVATIANEIVGAVAYVGAQSEKADYFPDNTPIIRMLVVAPKARGQGIGMKLTQACIDKARSGKNKQIALHTSSIMKSALTMYLAMGFEKTADAPTLLGVDYGVYVKRLGNDD is encoded by the coding sequence ATGCTAGCCATACGCAGTTTTAAAGTAAGCGATAAAGATAAATTAGCTGATTTAGCGGTACTAGCGTTTCAGGAATATCAACAAGCCTATGAAGATTGGCCAGCATTAGTTAAGCGCTTAAGGTGTTTTGCTGAGCTGGCAAGCTCGGCTGATATTTTTGTTGCCACTATAGCTAATGAGATTGTAGGAGCAGTAGCTTATGTGGGCGCTCAGTCAGAAAAGGCTGACTATTTTCCCGATAATACGCCAATTATTCGCATGTTAGTGGTTGCTCCTAAAGCTCGGGGACAAGGCATTGGCATGAAGTTAACCCAAGCTTGTATTGATAAAGCGCGTAGTGGTAAAAATAAACAAATTGCCTTACATACCAGTTCGATAATGAAGTCGGCTTTAACTATGTACTTAGCTATGGGCTTTGAGAAAACGGCTGATGCGCCAACGCTTTTAGGCGTAGACTATGGTGTCTATGTTAAACGTTTAGGCAACGACGATTGA
- a CDS encoding alpha/beta hydrolase, which yields MRITHCLALMTGLLFSTQVLANEQLVSVHTETGTLQGSLLDVEGETKTVALIIAGSGPTDRNGNNPKMVNNSLKMLANALGEKGISSLRYDKRGIGASKTAGLAEKNLRFEHYIEDANAWLDYLANNKQFEQIIVIGHSEGALIGMLAAHHKQVDKYISLAGVGQPIDETIRQQLSKQAEFVLTNTIPILEKLKQGQTVDNVPNYLMSLFRPSVQPYMISWLKYDPQKEIAQLNKPILLVQGETDLQVTVADVNKLAKANNAAEKVIITKMNHIFKEASINPQANFATYNQADLPIMPELVEAIVQFINRVSR from the coding sequence ATGAGAATTACTCATTGTTTGGCTTTGATGACAGGCTTGTTGTTTAGCACTCAAGTGCTGGCAAATGAACAATTAGTTTCTGTTCATACCGAGACAGGAACTTTACAGGGAAGTTTACTTGACGTTGAAGGTGAAACTAAAACAGTTGCTTTAATTATTGCAGGCTCTGGCCCTACCGACAGAAATGGCAATAACCCTAAAATGGTTAATAACTCGCTGAAAATGTTGGCAAATGCTTTGGGCGAAAAAGGTATCTCATCGTTAAGGTACGATAAGCGTGGTATTGGCGCCAGCAAAACTGCCGGCTTAGCCGAGAAAAATTTAAGATTCGAACACTATATTGAAGACGCTAACGCTTGGCTTGATTACTTAGCTAACAATAAGCAATTTGAGCAAATTATTGTTATTGGTCACAGTGAAGGTGCGCTGATTGGTATGTTAGCGGCTCACCATAAGCAGGTAGATAAATATATTTCTCTGGCAGGGGTTGGTCAGCCTATTGATGAAACGATTCGCCAACAGCTTAGCAAACAAGCTGAGTTTGTGTTAACTAATACGATTCCTATTTTAGAAAAGTTAAAGCAAGGTCAAACGGTTGATAATGTACCTAATTATCTCATGTCTTTATTTCGTCCCAGTGTACAGCCTTATATGATTTCTTGGCTAAAATATGATCCGCAAAAAGAAATTGCTCAATTAAATAAACCTATTTTACTGGTTCAAGGGGAAACTGACTTGCAAGTTACTGTAGCGGATGTAAATAAATTGGCTAAGGCAAATAATGCGGCTGAAAAAGTGATTATTACTAAGATGAATCACATTTTTAAAGAGGCAAGTATAAATCCGCAAGCAAACTTTGCTACCTATAATCAAGCTGATTTACCTATCATGCCAGAATTAGTTGAAGCAATTGTTCAGTTTATTAACAGAGTATCGCGTTAA
- a CDS encoding DUF2268 domain-containing putative Zn-dependent protease (predicted Zn-dependent protease with a strongly conserved HExxH motif) yields the protein MNTKIKLTIASTLFLGFAASSMAATKVNFNSDAYPFTNEEKAHISKIINQSEQEVRKLLPTLDETITVNVVTTDRNIDMVGGVFGRADAPGLLEVTLSTASKNGVIGSADTALTSSLYHEMHHLARGWTMTENRFGVQPGIPVATVNEGLASVFADTYTDEYFPLAYDYPEQAAQWLDEIMNLPKDANYGHWVSGFHPDGRSVIGYRIGRYVVHQAMEKTNKDILALSNMTPEAILAVVLSE from the coding sequence ATGAACACAAAAATAAAACTAACTATCGCATCTACATTATTCTTAGGTTTTGCAGCATCAAGCATGGCAGCCACTAAGGTTAATTTTAATAGCGATGCTTATCCATTTACCAACGAAGAAAAAGCCCATATCAGTAAAATAATTAATCAATCAGAGCAAGAAGTGAGAAAGTTACTACCAACATTGGATGAAACCATTACCGTTAATGTGGTCACCACAGATCGTAATATTGATATGGTCGGCGGGGTATTTGGTCGGGCAGATGCGCCTGGTTTATTAGAAGTAACATTATCGACAGCCTCTAAAAATGGCGTGATTGGCTCGGCAGATACGGCGCTTACCTCAAGCCTTTATCATGAAATGCATCATTTAGCCCGTGGATGGACAATGACCGAGAATAGATTTGGTGTACAACCTGGTATTCCCGTTGCCACGGTTAATGAAGGCTTAGCAAGTGTTTTTGCTGATACTTATACTGATGAATATTTTCCTCTTGCTTATGACTACCCCGAACAAGCCGCACAGTGGTTAGATGAAATTATGAATTTACCTAAAGATGCTAATTATGGTCACTGGGTGAGTGGTTTTCATCCTGACGGTAGAAGTGTGATCGGTTATCGTATTGGCCGTTATGTGGTTCACCAAGCGATGGAAAAAACCAATAAAGACATTTTAGCGCTAAGTAATATGACGCCAGAAGCAATCTTAGCAGTCGTTTTAAGTGAATAA
- a CDS encoding outer membrane beta-barrel protein yields MKLLRTSIIAVLGLSIFSAVAADRNQFTYTGLSYQHHSYDNLNFSPGIDVSELASQYNDSTSESGWRGFIGYQFNRYMAIEAGVTSFGKASFSITEEVTDANGKSTLNTLHSGSFKTIAGDVRAIATYPINDNLFLKAQVGALLWGNEFTSLTGTLDDLSTVKQTDHGASLLTGVGIGYGFNNVFAITFDFEQTEIAEITTQNLALSLLVRF; encoded by the coding sequence ATGAAATTATTACGTACATCAATTATTGCCGTATTAGGTTTGAGCATTTTTTCCGCTGTTGCGGCTGATAGAAATCAATTTACTTATACAGGTCTTAGTTATCAGCATCATAGTTACGATAATTTAAATTTTTCCCCTGGCATTGATGTCTCTGAGCTTGCTAGTCAATATAATGACAGCACCTCAGAAAGTGGCTGGCGAGGCTTTATTGGCTATCAATTTAATCGATACATGGCGATAGAGGCTGGGGTGACTTCTTTTGGTAAAGCCAGCTTTTCCATCACCGAAGAAGTGACTGATGCTAATGGTAAAAGTACACTCAATACCCTTCACAGTGGTAGCTTTAAAACCATTGCTGGTGATGTTCGAGCCATTGCAACTTATCCCATCAATGACAATTTGTTTTTAAAGGCACAAGTTGGCGCGTTACTTTGGGGTAATGAGTTCACTTCCTTAACTGGTACTCTGGATGATTTATCTACGGTAAAACAAACGGATCATGGTGCTTCACTATTGACAGGTGTTGGCATAGGTTATGGTTTTAATAATGTCTTTGCTATCACTTTTGATTTTGAACAAACAGAAATAGCAGAAATTACCACGCAAAATTTAGCCTTATCTTTGTTGGTACGCTTTTAG